One Skermanella sp. TT6 genomic window, GCATACTTCGGCCGGATGGTGCGCAGGACGCGCACAAGGGCCGGGATCACGTCCAGCGCCTCGGCGACGTCCTCGCCGATCCGGTGCATCGGCCCGGCGCAGCACGGGCACGCGGTGCTCTCCGGCTCGATAGTCGTCTCGACCCGCGGCAGATGCCGGGGCAGAGCGCCGACATTCCGGTTCGCCGGACGGCGCGGGTGCCGCCCCGGCTTCCCGGACGTGCGGTCCGCGTTGTCGTTGGCGGCCGGAGCCGCCTCGACGGCGAGGTCGCCGAGATCGAGGACGCCCTGCTCCGGGTCGATCATCGCGGCCCTCTCCGACTTCGCCCCGAAGATCATCGCCTTCAGGGTCTTCACCTGCGCCTGCAGATCCGCGTTCCTGGCCTCCAGATCACGGATGATCCGGACCAGTTCGGCGGGGTCTGCGGGGAGCGGGTCGGGAGGCTCGGCCATGCCCCGGAGCATACCGCAAAAGCCGGCAGCATCCCAGACGGATCAACGCCTTCAGCCCATCCACCGGGGCGTCTTCACGGGTGGCGGCGCGGCCGCGCGCCACTCCAGTCCGTCGAGCAGCAGCGCGAACTGGACCGCGCTCAGCCGGACCGCGCCGTCCCGGACCGGCGGCCAGGGGAATCCGCCGTCCTCCAGCCACTTCGTTGCGAGGATCAATCCGCTACCGTCCCAAACCAGGAGCTTGAGCCGGTCCTTGCGCTTGGAGCGGAAGACGAAGACGTCACCGCAGTAGGGATCCGCCTTCAGCGCCTCGGCCACCAGGGCGACCAGGCCGTGGACCCCTTTGCGGAAATCGATCGGCTGCGTGGCGAGCACGACCTTGAGGCCGGGACGCGGCGTGATCATCCCCGCCCTCGGGCGGCCGCGACGACCGCCGCGGCGAGGCCGGGATCGACGGCGCCGTGGAACACCAGCCGCCCGCTGCGCAGATCCATCTCGATCCGGCCCGGCGCCGTCTCCCGGGATGCTTGACGCCGGTCCCGCGGAGGAGCGGGCGCAGGCTCCTCGACCACCGTGACCGGAACGAACAGCGGCGTCTGCGCCGGGGTCGCTTCCGGGACCGCACCTGCCTCCCGGCGCCAGACCGTGAGCAGGCCGCGGTTCACCCCGTTCCGCCGCGCGACCTCGGAGATGTTGGCGCCCGGCACCGCGCTCTCCGCCACGATGCGCGCCTTCTCCTGTGCCGTCCACACGCGCCGTTGACACCGTCCCGTGATCACCTCGACCCGCCGATACGGCCCGTCTTCATCCATGGCTTCAAGCCTGGGATGAAGCCTGACGCCATCCTCCATCGCCCCCTCCGTGCTCCGTGAACCCGCGCGTAATCTCGCTCACAGACCCGGTTCCGGGAAGAAGGGTGCACTCGCATCGCTTACGGTCCGGCTGAGCGCGGTCCAGTTCGCGCTGCTGCTCGACGGACTGGAGTGGCGCGCGGCCGCGCCGCCACCCGTGAAGACGCCCCGGTGGATGGGCTGAAGGCGTTGATCCGTCTGGGATGCTGCCGGCTTTTGCGGTATGCTCCGGGGCATGGCCGAGCCTCCCGACCCGCTCCCCGCAGACCCCGCCGAACTGGTCCGGATCATCCGTGATCTGGAGGCCAGGAACGCGGATCTGCAGGCGCAGGTGAAGACCCTGAAGGCGATGATCTTCGGGGCGAAGTCGGAGAGGGCCGCGATGATCGACCCGGAGCAGGGCGTCCTCGATCTCGGCGACCTCGCCGTCGAGGCGGCTCCGGCCGCCAACGACAACGCGGACCGCACGTCCGGGAAGCCGGGGCGGCACCCGCGCCGTCCGGCGAACCGGAATGTCGGCGCTCTGCCCCGGCATCTGCCGCGGGTCGAGACGACTATCGAGCCGGAGAGCACCGCGTGCCCGTGCTGCGCCGGGCCGATGCACCGGATCGGCGAGGACGTCGCCGAGGCGCTGGACGTGATCCCGGCCCTTGTGCGCGTCCTGCGCACCATCCGGCCGAAGTATGCCTGCCGATGCTGCCGCGGCACCCTGGTCCAGGCCGCCGCCAGGCCGCGCGTGGTGGACGGCGGCATGGCCACCACCGCGCTGGTCGCCCACGTGGTGGTGGCGAAGTTCGCCTGGCACCTGCCGCTGTACCGGCAGTCCCGGATGTTCGCCGGCCAGGGCATCGCGCTGGACCGGACGACGCTGGTGTTCTGGGTTCGCCGGGCGGCGTGGTGGCTGAAGCCGCTGTACGAGCGGCTGCTGCTCTACATCCGATCCCAGGAGCGGGTGTTCTGCGACGAGACGCCGTTGCCCCGGTTGGATCCCGGACGGGGCCGCACCAGGATCTGCCAGCTGTGGGCCCAGGCGGTGGACGACCGCCCCTGGCAGGGACCGGCCCGACCGGCGGTCGGCTACGTGTTCGCCGAGGGGCGGGACACGGCGGCGATCCAGGACCAGCTGGCGGGCTTCGACGGGCTTCTCCAGGTGGACGGCTATGTGGCCTACAAGGCGCTTGTCCGCCGCCGGAGGCGGGCGACGATCCGGCTCGTCTTCTGCCTGAGCCATGCCCGCCGCAAGTTCGTGGCGGTGTTCAGGACGACCCGGTCGGAGGTGGCGCGGGAAGTGATCGGGCGCCTCGGTGAGGTCTACGCCATCGAGGCACGCATCCGCGGCACGACGGCGGAGACCCGCCTGCGGGTCCGGCAGGACCGGTCCCGGCCGATCCTGGAAGCTCTGAAGGTCCGGCTGATGGCGGTGCGGGCGGAGATCTCCGGCCAGTCGAGCCTGGCCAAGGCGATCTCCTACACCCTGGGTCACTGGGACGGGCTGGTCGCCTTCCTCGAGGACGGCCGCATCGAGGTGGATACCAACACCGTGGAGAGACTGATGCGCCCGATCGGGTTGGGCCGCAAGAACGCCCTGTTCGCCGGCTCCGCGGCGGGCGGCCGGGACTGGGCGATCCTCGCCTCGCTGATCAACAGCGCCAGGCTGAACGGCCTCGACCCGTTCTCCTACCTGGCCGACGTGCTGGAGCGCATCGTGTCGGGTGCCGTGAAGGCCAACGATCTCGACCGCCTGCTGCCGTGGGCATGGAAAGCCGAGCGGGGCGCCGATGCCGGGACGGTCCGGGCGGCATGACGGCCGAGCCCGCTGCGCAGACCGGACCGGCGGCGCCCAGGGCGATGCAGGACGCGGAGGAGCTCGAAGCGTACCAGCGGGGCCGGGCGGCGCCGGTGTCGCGGCTGGACGGCCTCGACGGCTACCTGACCGCCGTGCTGATCGGGCCGAAGTTCCTCGATCCGCGGATCTGGCTCGGCGACCTGCTGGGCGACCACGCCCTGCTCGCCGCGGAGAGCAGCCGGGAGCACCGGGCCGTCCAGGCCGTGGCGGACCACCATAACCGCCTGTCGGAGACGATGGCGCAGTTCCCCGGCCTGTACCGGCCGCATCTGGCGCCGCACCACGCAGGAGGGCTGGACCCGATCTTCTGGTCCCTCGGGTTCCTGGTGGCCACCCGGCTGGCGCCGCGCGCCTGGAAGAGCGTGACCAACCCGGGCAAACCGGAACATGCTCCGTTCCAGGCCCTGGGCCCCGTGCTGTTCGGCACGGCGGCCATCGCCGAGGCCGACGTCCCGGCCGTAGCCAAGGCCATCCTGGAGTTGCGCGAACACTTCAAGGCCCGCCGCAACCGATCCATGCGGTGATCACGCAGCCAAAGGCCAAGGGTCCGCTCGCATCGCTTACGAAGGATCGAAGGCGAAGCCTTCGAAGGCCGTAGTCCGAGCGAGACTTGCGAGCGACGGTCGGCGTGTTCCTCGGTTACGCCGGCCAGCACGGCTACGCGCTGATCGATCGCGCCTTGTACCTGCCGCAGGCCTGGGCGACCGACGAGGCGCGCCGCCGGTCCGCCTGGGTGCCCGACACGGTGGCCTTCGCCACCAAGCCGAAACTGGGCCTGGCGATGCTGGAGCGCGCCCTGGATGCCGGCGTGCCCCGCGCCTGGGTAGCGGGCGACAGCGTCTATGGCGCCGACAGTGCGATCCGGCGCGCCCTGGAGCGCCGCCGCATCGGCTACGTGCTGGCCGTCACCAGTGGACAGCGCCTGTGGCCGGGGACGGTAAGTGATTGGGTCGAGGAGGTGCCGGCCGATGGATGGCACCGGCTCAGTGCGGGCGACGGCACCAAGGGACCCAGGCTGTACGACTGGGCCTGCCTTCCCTTCCGCGGCGCCCCGGAGGGGTGGCGGAAGGGACTGCTGATCCGGCGGCGGCTGGGTGATGGCGAGTTGACGTTCTATCTGACCTGCGCTCCGGACGGCACGACCCTGGCCGATCTGGTTCGCGTGGCTGGCGCGCGCTGGACCATTGAAAGCAGCTTCGAAATGGCCAAGCAGGAGGTCGGGCTTGACCAGTACGAGGTTCGCTCCTGGACCGGCTGGCACCGGCATATCACCTTGGTCCTGCTGGCCTTCGCCTTTCTCACCGTCGTGCGTCAGGCGGCGATCGGGGGGAAAGGACCCGGCCGACTTGATGGCCGACCTTCTACCCCTGACCGTGCCCGAGATACGTCGCCTGCTTCATTCCCTCGTCTCCCAAAGCCCGCGCGACCCCGGAACCGCTATCGCTTGGTCACTCTGGCGAAGACGCCACCAGCAAAGGGCTCGACGCAGTCACTGGAAACGACGAACCTCAATCGAAAGTGAACGGCTGTAGTACTAGATCGCGGGCGACTCCCTGCTGACCACCGAGCGATGCAATGGCGGCAATGAACCAGGTTTCGAATTCCTTGTTGGCGAGCACGACCAGATGACTGACATCACGCCTGACCCGTCTCGCCCTTTCCAGGAGATGCGGCCCCAGCGTCGCCGGGCACCATTTCGCATCGTCGCAATCCAGCAGGATCAGGACATGGCCTCCCTGCGGAGCGGCCTTGGCAGCCGCCAGGGCGACATGCTTGCGGAAATAGACGTCGTCGTTCAGGAAGGATCCGCATTTGACGCGGATCGGCGGGTTCACGCGCAGGGGAACATTCGACATATGGTGCGCTGCCATCCTGTGCAGCAGCACGGGTACGGCTTCCACTTCCCCATGTCCCTCGACGATCGGCGCGATGAAGACCATGGTCAGCGGCCGGCGCTGTCGAAAAGCTTCAACTGGCGATCGTTGGAGACATCCGTCACCGACGCCGGATCCGGGGAGAGCTGGTTCTGGCGCAGCAATTCACCCGGGGTGAACATCTTCTCGCGCAGCAACTCCCGCGTCTGCGGATCTATCCTGCCGATGCGGGTGAGACCAGCCTCGTTGTCCACCGCCAGGATCGCTTCAGGAGGTATGTCGGTATTGTCCAGCAACTCGGGGCTATGGCTGGTGACCAGGATCTGGCAATCGGCCGCCCCCTCCCGCAGGGCGGACAAAAGCACGCTCGACGCCGCCGGGTGCAAGGCGATTTCCGGTTCCTCGAGCCCGATCAGCAACGGCGCGTTGGCGTGGTCCTTCGCCGACATCGCCTGGAGCACGGCCAGCAGGATGCCGAACGCCCTCAACGTGCCGTCGGACATGGCCGCCGCCAGGAAGCGCCAATGATGGGCCTGTCCCTTGACGTTCTGCCTGAATTCGATGGTTTCCTGGGAACCGAGCGCTTTCACTTCGGCGTCCGAAATGCCGGGAACGATCCGCGAAAGGCTGTCGCGGACCTTGTCCTTGGCCTCGGCCGAGAACTGCTGGAAGACGCTCGCGGCATTGCTGCCGTCACGGCGGAGGATGTCCCCGGGATCAGGCCTTTGCATCGCGGCGATCGACGCCGGGTTCAGATTGTAGACCTCGATCCTCGACAGGGCATCGAAGACCGGCCGAAACTCCGGAATCCCGGACGCCGCCACCAGGAACAGCCGGTCCGATAACGCGGCAGGCATCGGGGTGACCGAGGAGTTTTCCAGTCTCCCGGACTTCACACGGAAGTGGTGGAATACTCCCAGGGCTTCCGCCGGGGCGATACGGCATTCCTCATCCTGGACTTCGAATGCCCCGCTCGGTTTGGCACCGACGCGGACCGCATAATGTCCCCGACTTCCGTTCGGCAGCGTGAAATCGAACCTCAACGCGAAATGGTTGGGATGACCGCCGGACCGCCGCCGGACTTCCTTGATCGATCCACGCTCCCGAAGCGCATGATCAATGGACGTCCTCAAGGACTCGGCGACGAAGCGCAATGCGTCCAGGAAGTTGCTTTTGCCCGCTCCGTTCGGGCCGACCAGGAACATCAGCGGACCCAGCTCGAGCTGGCACGCAGCGATACTCTTGTAGTTCCGGATGGTCACCTGACGGATGAAGGCGGGCATGGAGGCAACTCCGGGACGGAAGGACAGCGCTGGATACCGTACTCTCGCACGGATTTCATCCGGCATCGATTTCCGGCCGTCGAGCAGAGCGCCCAGGAAACAGAAAAGGGGTGCTGCGCCCGGAAGCGCCGCACCCCTTTCCTTCCAGCCGGAGCCGTGCCGCGGATCAGAAATCCAGGCGGGTGCTCTAATTCCCGCAATCGTAGCCAGCGCGCTGCCTGACCTGACCGGCAAGCGCGTCATGCTCGTCGATGATCTGCTTTCGACGGGGAGCACTCTTCGGTCAGCTAAGGTGCTTCTTGACACCGCCGGCGTTGCGGGCGTGTTTGGAGTTTGCCTCTTGAGCAGCACTGGCGGTGTTCGCACCGACGTCGCCAGGGTATTGACAGATGCGTTGGCGCGCCCTACTCTTGAAGCATAGACGTTGACCGCGCATACGCCTCGCGGTCATTAAATATCAGGCATTCCTTCGGGGATGTAGGTCCGGGCGAGCGCCAGAGCAAGGCCAAGCCACAAGGGCAAGAAGTTGCTTAGTCGGGGACCGGCCGACGCAGATTCAGGGGGTGGGCCGCAAGGTTCCGCCCCCTGAGTTTTTGTGCTCCTCAAACTGCGCCTCACCTCGTCAAGCAGCATTGCACTGGCGGGCATCGTTAGGGTCAGCATCAGAGCGACGGTTGTCAGAGTGCGCATAGGTGTGATCCTGGAAATCGGTTTCATCGTCAAGCGATGCGGATGGTGCTCATCATCCCGGCGATCTGGTGCTCGAGGATGTGGCAGTGGAACATCCAGTCGTCCGGATTATCGGCGACGAAGGCGATCTCGACACGATCGCGCGGCGCCAGCAGGACAGTGTCCTGCCACTCCTTGAACCGGGTTGGCTGACCGTTGCGGGACAGCACCCGGAAGGTATGACCGTGCAAGTGCATGGGATGGTGTCAGGCCGTCTCGTTGATCATCGCGATGATGCAGGTTTGGCCACGCTCGATCGTGAAGATGGGGTTCATGACATGGCCGCCGTGGTCACCCTCGGGACCATTATCGGCGATACCATTGATCGCCCAAGCCATGCCGCTGCGCATCATTGTGCGCATGTCGATCATCTTCCCGTTCACCATTGCTCCGGCCATCGTCCCCATCATGCCACCACCCAGGGTTACCTCATGGCGAGCCGCACCGGCAAGGTTCGGCTCCGGCACCGGATTGGGTGGCAAGTTGATGATGGGAGTGTCCAGCGGTCGGTCCCGCAGCCGCTCTGGCCCGTAGCTCAGGTCTACCATCCGGTAGGCGAGGTCACGATAAAAGTCATCCACGACGGTGGTACGGTCACCGGGAGCGCCGGTCATATCGAGCACCAGGTCGATGCGCATGGCGGGCGCCAGCACCACCCGACCACTTTCCGGCTCGTGCGGCTCCACGGGATGGCCGTCGATCGCGACAACCAGTGGCCGATGACCCTGGAACCGAAGGCCGAAGATGCGGGCATTGGCGGGTTTATCAGACGCAGCCGGACCCGCTCGCCGGACCGGACAGGGAAGTCCTCGACCACCTGACCGTTGATGGTGACGCTGTTGCCGATCCTGCCGTTATGGCTCAGATCCATCATGTTGCCGAAGTCGTTGCTGATCGAGGCGTCCGCTTTCGAACGCCAGTCGCCCAGCATCCAGGTGAGGTCACGATCGACCTGGATCGGCTCCTGCTCTTCGACGATGAGCGCTCCGGAGAGGCCGCGGCCGACCTGTTCGTGGCTGCGAATGTGCGGGTGGTACCAGAAAGTGCCTGCGTCCACGACCTCGAACTCATAGGTGAAGGTTTCGCCGGGGGCGATCGGCGGCACGGGCATGTGCGGCACGCCGTCCATAGCATTCGGTACGCGGATTATGGCCCGACAATCAGGATAGGAAGAGCGTCAATCAGGGGTTCTTCCGCACTTCCGGTGCACACGGATCAAGAGTGAAAACCGAGTGAATATATTGAGAGGGCGTTCCCACTCGTAACCTGAAGCCACTCCTTGCTTGATTGCGCATTCTCCCTGCTGCCACCCGGCATGGCAGTCGATCGCCTGCTGCCGTCGGGCGACCATCTCGTTCTCGAGATGCATGCTACCAGTTCATCGGCGGCTTGCCCCTTGACGTAAATTGCCGTGACCTCTATAGGCCCCTTATCTCAGCATCGCTCTCACTCACTCGGCGGAGAAGGATCGACAAATGACATTAGAATACAATGCTTTACAGACCTGTTGAAATTAAGATAAAAATTTTTACCTTACCTATATGAAAACGACCTGGTCATTTTACGGACGCGCTCGCGAGCGCGCTGACATCCTCCGGTTGATCCACCGTGGTCACTGGTTCTTCTGCTCGATCACCGGACGGCGACGGATTGGGAAGACAACTCTCATCCGCAACGCCGTGAAGGAGGCTGGTGTCAGAGCATTCTACGTACAGATGCCCGACAGCGATGCATTTGGTGTCGTCAATGCGATGCGCGACGCAGTCGAGGATCACGA contains:
- a CDS encoding multicopper oxidase family protein, translated to MDGVPHMPVPPIAPGETFTYEFEVVDAGTFWYHPHIRSHEQVGRGLSGALIVEEQEPIQVDRDLTWMLGDWRSKADASISNDFGNMMDLSHNGRIGNSVTINGQVVEDFPVRSGERVRLRLINPPMPASSAFGSRVIGHWLSRSTAIPWSRTSRKVVGWCWRPPCASTWCSI
- a CDS encoding AAA family ATPase, whose product is MPDEIRARVRYPALSFRPGVASMPAFIRQVTIRNYKSIAACQLELGPLMFLVGPNGAGKSNFLDALRFVAESLRTSIDHALRERGSIKEVRRRSGGHPNHFALRFDFTLPNGSRGHYAVRVGAKPSGAFEVQDEECRIAPAEALGVFHHFRVKSGRLENSSVTPMPAALSDRLFLVAASGIPEFRPVFDALSRIEVYNLNPASIAAMQRPDPGDILRRDGSNAASVFQQFSAEAKDKVRDSLSRIVPGISDAEVKALGSQETIEFRQNVKGQAHHWRFLAAAMSDGTLRAFGILLAVLQAMSAKDHANAPLLIGLEEPEIALHPAASSVLLSALREGAADCQILVTSHSPELLDNTDIPPEAILAVDNEAGLTRIGRIDPQTRELLREKMFTPGELLRQNQLSPDPASVTDVSNDRQLKLFDSAGR
- a CDS encoding phosphoribosyltransferase family protein, encoding MEATPGRKDSAGYRTLARISSGIDFRPSSRAPRKQKRGAAPGSAAPLSFQPEPCRGSEIQAGALIPAIVASALPDLTGKRVMLVDDLLSTGSTLRSAKVLLDTAGVAGVFGVCLLSSTGGVRTDVARVLTDALARPTLEA
- the tnpC gene encoding IS66 family transposase gives rise to the protein MAEPPDPLPADPAELVRIIRDLEARNADLQAQVKTLKAMIFGAKSERAAMIDPEQGVLDLGDLAVEAAPAANDNADRTSGKPGRHPRRPANRNVGALPRHLPRVETTIEPESTACPCCAGPMHRIGEDVAEALDVIPALVRVLRTIRPKYACRCCRGTLVQAAARPRVVDGGMATTALVAHVVVAKFAWHLPLYRQSRMFAGQGIALDRTTLVFWVRRAAWWLKPLYERLLLYIRSQERVFCDETPLPRLDPGRGRTRICQLWAQAVDDRPWQGPARPAVGYVFAEGRDTAAIQDQLAGFDGLLQVDGYVAYKALVRRRRRATIRLVFCLSHARRKFVAVFRTTRSEVAREVIGRLGEVYAIEARIRGTTAETRLRVRQDRSRPILEALKVRLMAVRAEISGQSSLAKAISYTLGHWDGLVAFLEDGRIEVDTNTVERLMRPIGLGRKNALFAGSAAGGRDWAILASLINSARLNGLDPFSYLADVLERIVSGAVKANDLDRLLPWAWKAERGADAGTVRAA
- the tnpB gene encoding IS66 family insertion sequence element accessory protein TnpB (TnpB, as the term is used for proteins encoded by IS66 family insertion elements, is considered an accessory protein, since TnpC, encoded by a neighboring gene, is a DDE family transposase.), whose product is MITPRPGLKVVLATQPIDFRKGVHGLVALVAEALKADPYCGDVFVFRSKRKDRLKLLVWDGSGLILATKWLEDGGFPWPPVRDGAVRLSAVQFALLLDGLEWRAAAPPPVKTPRWMG
- a CDS encoding multicopper oxidase domain-containing protein — encoded protein: MHLHGHTFRVLSRNGQPTRFKEWQDTVLLAPRDRVEIAFVADNPDDWMFHCHILEHQIAGMMSTIRIA
- a CDS encoding DUF4276 family protein; the protein is MVFIAPIVEGHGEVEAVPVLLHRMAAHHMSNVPLRVNPPIRVKCGSFLNDDVYFRKHVALAAAKAAPQGGHVLILLDCDDAKWCPATLGPHLLERARRVRRDVSHLVVLANKEFETWFIAAIASLGGQQGVARDLVLQPFTFD
- the tnpA gene encoding IS66-like element accessory protein TnpA, which produces MDEDGPYRRVEVITGRCQRRVWTAQEKARIVAESAVPGANISEVARRNGVNRGLLTVWRREAGAVPEATPAQTPLFVPVTVVEEPAPAPPRDRRQASRETAPGRIEMDLRSGRLVFHGAVDPGLAAAVVAAARGRG
- a CDS encoding YecA family protein; this encodes MTAEPAAQTGPAAPRAMQDAEELEAYQRGRAAPVSRLDGLDGYLTAVLIGPKFLDPRIWLGDLLGDHALLAAESSREHRAVQAVADHHNRLSETMAQFPGLYRPHLAPHHAGGLDPIFWSLGFLVATRLAPRAWKSVTNPGKPEHAPFQALGPVLFGTAAIAEADVPAVAKAILELREHFKARRNRSMR